ATACTTAGTGGTCATATCCTCCTCTCTCTCATAGAAAGCTATCTTTCGTATCGTCAAACCAGCTTGGAGAACTCGAGCATCTCCGCGTCGAGACAAGGCAACAGTGCATCAGTATCTTGGACGAGCATTGCAGTACCCACAAACATAAGCATCTCCATGCCCACAGGTCAACTTAAAAAGGGGCATTGGCATCCAAACCTCTACATAAATCTCATTGTCTTCTTCAAGCTGAGAAGTCGCAAGTCCTCGTGCTATTATGAGACCTGCAAAATGTTATAGATGATTATTAGAAAGTGGTATATGCTTCCGGATAATATCAAATGTGATTGAAAAAGGTAATCCTGCACATCATAATTAGCTCAGTGAGATCAAAGATGATGTGCATGTCGAAGCTGACATCTCCTTGATTGCTAGTGTTCTTCGTTTCCACGAATTAACGAGGACCAGGAGCACACACACCTGATGATCCTTCCAACCACAACCAAAAGCATGACCATCTAACCACATCCTCCCTTTATGCATGAGAGATCATGTAGATCATATCATGTTGGTCCTGGAAGAAGTCTGCAAACAAAGAATGTTGAGTTACTTACAAATGTACAAGTCCCACACCTTGAATCAGCTGTACACCAACTGGTACTGCTAAGAAAAAGCAGAAAGAATCTATGGTAGCTGTCAATGAAATGGACTTTGACAAAATGCTGGTATCTCAAATTGACTTGTAAATTTCTCATTCATAAAATAGTTTTTCCAATGACATAATATTACAGAAACTCAGAAAGCAACCAAACACCATTTCAGCAAAATAATAACTGGTAAATTTGGTACCAGATCAGTTTTCCAGACAGACAGCTCCCAAGAACTGCTTATTATGGTCATTCCACCAGTAAAAATGAATCATAGCAGCTCTGACACCACCATGCATTTGAAATATGAAAAGGGAAACAGGGGAAGAATGAATGCAGCTGATTAAAAGAAATTCTGCAACCATAGTTTTGATAGTTTTCCAATACTTCCAGAAAGTAGATAAACCATAGAAAGCTTGGAACATGTAGATTTCAAAGTGCATGATCCACTAAATAATGGAACAGTAGAGAATCAGATCAGTATTGTTTAAGTATGTAGGGGTGGTCAGTCAATGCCCATGTGCTGTGGGAAGAAGAAAGGCACCTTTGGAGCTTCCATTCATTCTCCTGTTGTTGGACTGAACATGCAAACAAGCCTTTGTCGgtctatcattaacataaataatGAGAAACAACAACACAATTTTTCAGGCAAGAAGTGGAGGAATAGAACTCCAGAGTTCAAACAATTGCAGCCACATCCTCCAGACCACATATTTCTTAGTTGCCAGAAACTCCCAATTATATGTGAATGCTAGGTGTCTCAAGTCCACCAAACTTAATTAATGTCATGTGAGGTCTTGGTATTTAAACAATTAAGTGGAGCCTTGGTATGCAGTAAGATGCTCTCTCAATAATCACTTCCTTTAGCTGATGAAACTTGTATCCCAAGCATGATAAGGTAATCTCACAAGTTATTTAGTCCCATGCTCAGTGTTTCCATCCCAACCAAGTGACACAAATCTCCTAATTGTGTTTACACATTGTTTTACGTtccaaaaaggaaaacaaaaggcTTAGTTTCAAGCTAACATGAATATCTTATTTTCAAATGTTTAAAAATGCTAAGATGAACTTGTTCTTACAGATCCAAATATTGCAACACTTTATCGCTCTTTAATGACACTAACTTACTGCTTGTGTAAGACTCGTACAAGGAATGTACAATTTTTTCATCAACCAAACGACAAAATGATCGATACATACAAAATCCACATCCTAAAGAATAACTGACCCCTAATAAAATGGAACGGCCAACAAAAGATAAATATACCACATCGGTCCAGTGACTAGAAATCTCTGACATGCTCCTGAAATGATGCTAAACAGTCTGCATAATCTTACTTATATGAAGGTATGCTCTTAATAAGAACTAGCTGCTGCTATTCTCTTTATCAGTAACCACAGATTCTCTGCCACTTTCCTCTTTATCAGCAAGAACAAACTCCACATACAAGTTCTTCAAAGCAATGACAACCGTCATAATTAGCGGACCCATTATGGCTCCCTGAAGGATGATAAACAAAAAAGGCTACTTAAGATCTGCATATTAATGGGCATAGATACAAAGAATAAAAATACCAATACAAATTTAACAAAGACAATAACCAACCTGTAAAtgcaagaaaaaagaaagactCCTAACAGGATTACTGGCAAAGAGAACACAGTgacaaagttcaaaagaatgaaaTCGCATGATTGTATATTGTGCCCTTGCAAGAAGTAGCAAGATATACAAAGTGAATCTGCATTATATTTGTTAAAATCTAAATTCTAGCAAGAAAATATTGTAAGGATTTGTTGCATGATCTCAATACTCTTCTTAAGTTATTGCCTTGCTTTTGTTCGAAAATAAGATTGTTCTCTTTGCAGAGATTTTGTTCCTTTGAACATGCTCATATTTAAATTTTAGCAGCACATGACGTCATAAGATTTTTTTTCCAAGAAGAAGTTTTAGTAAGCCAGCAATGTGTTTGCTGTACCATGTCCGGCATTGAGGTATGAACGGATTCAATAATCAGAATCTCATGACAGACATCTCTTTTCCTCAGAAAACATCCAAAACCTCAAGATTATTATCATGTAATTGTGGCAGAGATGCAAAGCGAACAAGGCAACCAATAGGGACATCATATGATGGAATAGTACCTCCAAAGCATTAGGGAACAATGTCATGCCACCAATGATGCTAAGGCCAGTTAGATATGCATTATGCCCAGGTATATCCTCCTGAAGCACCGTAGTACCATAATCCATCATCATAAGGTGAATCACCGTGACCACAACCGCCCATACAAATTTGCCTTCCATGAACAACTGAACCACAGCAGGGATCGTTGACAGCCAAAGTGGGAGTATAGGCACCAACGAGCTAATAAAAGCAAGGAGAGTCGAGGTATACACGAAATGAACGGAGCAGAACCTGAATAGCAGCCATGTTAGAGAACCTTGGAAGATTGCAATCTTCGCTGTGGCCAAGAACACACTGCTGATGGCATGGTTGATAACCTCGACACAACGTACTCTTGCCCATTTTGACATGGGCAGCATATCCATGACCTGCTCTGTCACCCCGCCTGACTCCGAGGTGATGAGATAATACAACACCCACAGGAAAACCGTCAACTGGGAAACAAAATTCAATACTTCGGCTGCACCCGAGGCCAACTTCAAGGCAATGGATACCATTAAACTAGCACTGCCACCGATGACCGAAGTACTACTTGAAAGAACCCGCTTTGAGATTTCCATCCCTCGGAAAGCAAGCCCTTTCGCTGTCACCACCAGATCCTCTCTGGTGATCAGCAATTCCCTGAAGAACGAGTCCAATTCCTTGTAGATCTCTGCCCAATCGTGATTCTTGAAGTGGATGCTCAAAGATTGGAGCTTTACGCTGTAAGGATGCTGAGCCGAGGCCATCAAAGAGGTGGAAGCGCCTCCCGAGGGGTTCCTGGATCGACTGATCAAGAATTGCCGGAAACCATTGGCAAAATCTGTAAGATTGTATTCGACCGCCAAGCTATCGATCTGCTGCCAGACAGTATCGTAGAGGTTGGCCGAGTATTGATCCACCAGGCCGGGGATATCGTTGTCGTCCAACCACTTCTTGAATCCGATCCTCTCGGCGTAATTGCTCTTCTGGACGTGGGATTTCAGCGATATCACCGCATCCTTCCCTTCCACTCCGATCTTGTAGGAGAAGAAGATGCCTCCGGCCAAGGCCCCGATAATCATCCAGACGATTAAGCTGACGGCGATTATGGTATTCAGGTGCTTGAGGATGCGTTTGGTGAAGAATCCGCCACCGCCCCGCTCGGAGGGGCGTGTGGAGGACCGACCGCGAACGAAGCTGGCATTTTTTACGGCGGAGGTCGCGGTGGGGCTGGCCAGGAGGAGACCGAGGGCGAATAGTGCGACGGTGGCAGCGGGGCCGAGCTGCTCGTGAGAGATGATGAAGACCCAGAAGGAGACGAGCCAGCGGATGAGGCGGGAAAAGCCGACCTTGCGGGAGGACCGGAGCTTTCGGCGGAGGATGGCGGTGCGGAGGTCGGCGAGGGTGTCGGCGGAGGCGCGGACGAGGGCAGCGGGGACGGCAAGGAAGGCGGGGGCGAGGCCCAGGTGGAGAGGCGGGGACCAGAAGTCGACGAGGGCGCGCTGGAGCTCGTGGAGGGGGATGGAGCAGAGGAGCGCCCACTGGAGGGGTCGGACGAAGTCGTGGAGGAGGCGGTAGAGGCCGTAAAGGAGGAGGAGGGTGAGGGCGAGGCCGGCGTGCGCCATGGCGATGTAGAGAGCGAGGCGGGCGGCGTCGTGGGAGGACTCGACTGAGGCCGCCTCGGGGGACGGAGGCGGCGGTGCCTCCTGGCGACGACGGGGATGAGGAGGTGAAGATGGGCGGGAGGGGGGAAGCGAGTCCGGCGGGCGGCGGAGGGAGGCGGCGCGGAACATCTCGGACCAGGGGACGTTCGGGTTACGGTTGGACGCGTAGGGGACGAGCTCCATCAATGGCGACGGCCTCAGCCTCAAGTgagtctcctctctctctctctctctctctctctctctgcccttCTCCCACCTGTCCTTCTTAAGCAAGGAAACCGAGGGAAAGGGGGAAGGACAAGACTAATAATGGCTGGCTTGTTATAGAAGTAAATATAAGAGATTCTTTTTAATGACATATTAGCACAAAttgatttataattattattattattatatatatatatatatatatatttatttatatttatattgtgGGAGGatagcaggaagagatggattacAGGGGGAGGGAATGGCCTGGTGAGTGGCAGTACATCTAATACATAAAAATTAGGGGAGCAGGTGATCCTTGTAAGGACAAAGGCACACTAGTGTAACTTGACTTACTTTTTAGTTTGGATTAGGTACCAATACCACTTTTTAATGGCTTGATCATGTAATATTAGCAGATCTTTAGCTTAGTTCGCTAACGACCAAAAATAAGGCAGGTCCATTCCAATAGGCTATCGATGCTGACCCAAAGCTTATCTCGGTCCACAACAATTATTATGAGATGAGATGTGGAGGAAGAGCATCGCCTCTTTTTTTAATGACGGAGAGAGCACACCTTCCAATTATAAGCTACAGTTGAAGTTATTTTTTTGAGATAATCGAAgttgaaatatttaattttaattcttcttatacagttaatttcatcgataaaaaaaatcaaaagtaaataaaaaaaatataatttaaattattaattttataaaaaaaaacattttatcTTAAtcgattttttcttcttctcctctttctaaTTTGCTCGTTCCTCACCGTCTCCCGCATCTAATTGTCCGTCGCACTCGCCGCGTGCCTACCTAAAATAGAGAAATCTAATGAAGGAAGTTTTGAGTTTTACAAGAACATCAATGAGAATATTTTGATCTTTAAGCCTTACCTTAAAGAATAGGTAGCAATACATAAATCAACCAGTGTATCCAAGTCCCACTAACTTCATGATCTTCGGAAGCTGCAAGCACGTAACATTTTTGTCTCGATTTGATTGAATAAAAAAGGACGAGTTAATAGCACCGACGACGATGGAAGATAGATAGCTACACCGTAAGGAGTGCACCGTGGACGTGTTCTCAATCGATTCCCACTGTCATTGCAATGCCATCAGTTGGAGCATTTAGGAGACGATGGCATAACTTCAAAAAATGTTGAGAcgagaaaaaggaagagaaaatcgATTAGGACTAGAAgttaatataaaattaataatttaaaagataataaaattatatttttatctttttctttttcttggagaATGAATCAGGAAAGTCACTCTACATGATCTTAGCAGATGGTTTCGTGATTGCAAACATCAATCAATCAAATGTGGGAGCCATCGGCTTTAACATAAGAAAAACCTAGAAACCAACATTAACCATAACTTGGTTCTCGGTAAAAGGTAGAGGTCGGTGAAACAATAACCTACATCAGACCGCACTAACAACAGAAGCTTGGGAACTAAACTTGACAAGTCCGAGATGCCAACAATCAAATTTCATTTCAATCTCCCATTACATGAACATCTAAAGAACTAGCGAGAAATCAAATGCTGGATAGAAACTGATATTAAAGCATTCTACACACCAAGGTATGTGGTCTACAAGTCTAGAATAACCAAAAAAAGAGCAAGAAAAAACAAACCAGAGAGCATCTAATTTGTGTTCTATGTATTACATGGCTCTCACAACAGTCAAACAAGCAAACTAGCAAAGCTCTTCTATCAGTGACCTTGGAAAGATTGCAGATCAAGAACTATGCATCTGGTGCACTAATGCAAGCTGTCGTGAAATGACTAGAACAAAAAGCATACTGAGGAGAAACTGCCAGCACCACTGCCATAGCTTCCCCGACTATGATACATTCCACCAGATTCGGCACCTGGGCTAGAATCATCATATGCACCACCATAGAAAGCATCATAACGACCAAAGGTATCATCACCGTGACCATAGCCACCGAAGCCACTCGGCCCATATCCA
This genomic stretch from Musa acuminata AAA Group cultivar baxijiao chromosome BXJ3-9, Cavendish_Baxijiao_AAA, whole genome shotgun sequence harbors:
- the LOC103997762 gene encoding uncharacterized protein LOC103997762, which codes for MELVPYASNRNPNVPWSEMFRAASLRRPPDSLPPSRPSSPPHPRRRQEAPPPPSPEAASVESSHDAARLALYIAMAHAGLALTLLLLYGLYRLLHDFVRPLQWALLCSIPLHELQRALVDFWSPPLHLGLAPAFLAVPAALVRASADTLADLRTAILRRKLRSSRKVGFSRLIRWLVSFWVFIISHEQLGPAATVALFALGLLLASPTATSAVKNASFVRGRSSTRPSERGGGGFFTKRILKHLNTIIAVSLIVWMIIGALAGGIFFSYKIGVEGKDAVISLKSHVQKSNYAERIGFKKWLDDNDIPGLVDQYSANLYDTVWQQIDSLAVEYNLTDFANGFRQFLISRSRNPSGGASTSLMASAQHPYSVKLQSLSIHFKNHDWAEIYKELDSFFRELLITREDLVVTAKGLAFRGMEISKRVLSSSTSVIGGSASLMVSIALKLASGAAEVLNFVSQLTVFLWVLYYLITSESGGVTEQVMDMLPMSKWARVRCVEVINHAISSVFLATAKIAIFQGSLTWLLFRFCSVHFVYTSTLLAFISSLVPILPLWLSTIPAVVQLFMEGKFVWAVVVTVIHLMMMDYGTTVLQEDIPGHNAYLTGLSIIGGMTLFPNALEGAIMGPLIMTVVIALKNLYVEFVLADKEESGRESVVTDKENSSS